The following are encoded in a window of Lactobacillus acidophilus genomic DNA:
- a CDS encoding helix-turn-helix domain-containing protein — translation MIEVTLDFMLLKRKMSSKELAEKVGITPANLSILKTGKAHGVRFDTLSKICEVLDCQPGDLLVYKKDEE, via the coding sequence ATGATTGAAGTGACACTAGATTTTATGCTCTTGAAGCGAAAGATGTCTTCAAAGGAGCTAGCAGAAAAGGTTGGCATCACGCCGGCTAATTTGTCAATTCTGAAGACAGGAAAGGCACATGGCGTTCGTTTTGACACATTGAGCAAGATCTGTGAAGTCTTGGATTGTCAACCAGGGGATTTATTAGTTTATAAAAAAGATGAAGAATAA
- a CDS encoding Fic family protein, with protein sequence MKKFDYQTLNNLQLNNTLINKLTTIYQLRGETSSFEIDYHEELKKLVAVAKIQSTDASNRIEGIYTSDSRLNKIMSDKVEPRDRDEREIAGYRDVLSLIHENYRYMPITKNTILSMHNMLFKYAGDSWGGHFKDINNKIIAKYADGHEEVRFNPPEAFLVPDLIDELCKQYNEAFERGDISPLILSAALVFDFVSIHPFRDGNGRMSRLLMLLTMYRSGFEVSKYISLEKIIEDSKESYYDVLAASSVGWNDNQNDYAPFINYYLGVVVKAYRELIERIGLVHNHKELKADKLILKTLQQQLRPLSRAELVELIPQYSQTTIQRNLKRLKDERKIQSIGKGKNIKYVLSKM encoded by the coding sequence TTGAAGAAATTTGATTATCAGACTCTAAATAATCTGCAACTTAACAATACATTGATTAATAAATTAACTACTATTTACCAGTTACGTGGGGAGACTAGTAGTTTTGAAATCGATTATCACGAAGAACTAAAAAAGTTAGTGGCTGTGGCCAAAATTCAAAGTACAGATGCATCTAACCGAATTGAAGGTATTTATACCTCAGATTCACGTTTGAATAAGATTATGTCAGACAAGGTGGAGCCACGTGATCGTGATGAACGTGAAATAGCAGGTTATCGTGATGTGCTGAGTTTAATTCATGAAAATTATCGCTACATGCCAATTACTAAAAATACTATCCTGAGCATGCATAATATGCTGTTCAAGTATGCTGGTGATTCTTGGGGTGGTCACTTTAAGGATATCAATAATAAAATTATTGCTAAATATGCTGATGGACATGAAGAGGTAAGATTCAATCCGCCTGAAGCCTTTTTGGTACCAGACTTAATTGATGAACTCTGCAAGCAATATAATGAAGCTTTCGAACGCGGGGATATATCACCACTAATTTTATCCGCTGCTCTTGTATTTGACTTTGTTTCAATTCACCCATTTCGGGACGGAAACGGCAGAATGTCACGTTTGCTTATGCTTTTGACGATGTATCGCTCAGGCTTTGAAGTAAGTAAATATATCAGTTTAGAAAAGATCATTGAAGATAGTAAAGAAAGTTATTATGATGTGCTAGCTGCAAGTTCAGTCGGTTGGAATGATAACCAAAATGATTATGCACCGTTTATTAATTATTATCTGGGCGTAGTAGTTAAAGCTTACCGTGAATTGATTGAAAGAATTGGTCTCGTTCATAATCATAAGGAGTTGAAAGCAGATAAATTAATTCTAAAAACGCTCCAGCAACAACTTCGACCACTTTCTCGCGCAGAACTTGTTGAATTGATTCCGCAATACAGTCAAACTACAATTCAACGTAACCTTAAACGTTTAAAGGATGAAAGGAAAATTCAATCTATTGGAAAAGGTAAAAATATTAAATACGTTCTTAGTAAAATGTAG
- a CDS encoding ABC transporter ATP-binding protein codes for MLKIEHLNKSFGSTQVLFDVSFNVSDGRILGLVGKNGSGKSTIFHSILKFVDYDGQISIDGHSFNAKDYDNIGYLPEERSLMPKLTISDQVVFLTSLKGMPAKKVKEELPDWLSRLAVKGIPMDKIKSLSKGNQQKVQMIATLIHQPKLIILDEPFSGLDPVNVDLMKQLILEEKRKGATIIFSDHDMRNVEELCDDVVMINDGHIVLNGPVNEIKNSFGLTRVFVRTDKSAAELSALSGVKDVILQNNGMKLLILEDEKYGKDIFNQLSDGQYIQTFDQEPPTLDEIFKMKAGARHE; via the coding sequence ATGTTAAAAATAGAACACCTAAACAAAAGCTTCGGGTCAACACAGGTTTTGTTTGATGTTAGCTTCAATGTGTCAGATGGACGTATTCTTGGACTGGTTGGTAAAAATGGGTCGGGTAAGTCGACGATCTTTCATAGTATTTTGAAATTCGTTGATTATGACGGTCAGATTAGTATTGATGGACATTCTTTCAACGCTAAAGATTATGACAATATTGGCTATCTGCCTGAAGAGCGAAGTTTGATGCCTAAATTAACTATTTCAGATCAGGTAGTGTTTTTAACTAGCCTTAAAGGGATGCCGGCTAAAAAGGTAAAAGAAGAATTGCCTGATTGGTTATCACGTTTGGCTGTTAAAGGGATCCCAATGGATAAGATTAAGTCTTTGTCTAAAGGTAACCAACAAAAAGTACAGATGATTGCGACTTTAATTCATCAACCTAAATTGATTATTTTAGATGAACCTTTTAGTGGATTAGATCCCGTTAACGTTGATCTAATGAAGCAGCTGATTTTAGAAGAAAAAAGAAAAGGCGCCACAATCATCTTTTCTGATCATGATATGCGTAACGTGGAAGAATTGTGCGATGACGTCGTGATGATCAATGATGGGCATATCGTCTTGAATGGTCCAGTAAATGAAATTAAGAACAGCTTTGGCCTAACTCGAGTTTTTGTCAGAACAGATAAAAGTGCTGCTGAATTATCAGCCTTGTCAGGTGTAAAAGATGTGATTTTGCAAAACAATGGAATGAAGTTGCTTATTCTTGAAGACGAAAAATATGGTAAGGATATTTTTAACCAACTTTCGGATGGTCAATATATTCAAACTTTTGACCAGGAACCACCAACTTTAGACGAGATTTTCAAAATGAAAGCAGGTGCGCGTCATGAATAA
- a CDS encoding LPXTG cell wall anchor domain-containing protein has product MNKKNVSMLMLSPAILLMMNSTIVHADKGSTSHEISSKVVSKTKNDDKNVPESEQETSSNNEIDQSQDKQEKEEQAIPEDQNDQSQNTNNQDPNDASEEDDEDEVSVEDYENNVKDFHRVKMQEVKDLLAEKNNQEHLMYIGRPTCYYCRQFSPDLKDFNEIVKGKLLYFNIDDEEGAHDYAFKVIGIPGTPTTMRFMNGKLISAWIGGEKTGQELHDFLYSDTANKLVEQVVIKNQSNDTATQADNDVVASESDKTPEVTVEENNQAQSNNDVAITNFAENSVFENAKNVASSTADLTQVATGDQDDVAPKAETKNKTVKKPIKHKIVANKVKKQAKLHKTNIIIPMSAKKREDVKENNQYDTVKVHGTSPNAIKDKQARITMLKELENDTSDTISTVSLPSTGEKKNIWIQLMGMISVLVSVVLGISLRKKTKEEK; this is encoded by the coding sequence ATGAATAAGAAAAATGTATCAATGCTAATGTTAAGTCCAGCAATCTTATTAATGATGAATAGTACTATTGTGCATGCGGATAAAGGTAGTACTTCTCATGAGATTAGTAGTAAAGTAGTATCTAAAACAAAAAATGATGATAAAAATGTTCCTGAATCCGAGCAAGAAACTAGTAGTAATAACGAAATTGATCAATCTCAAGATAAGCAGGAAAAAGAAGAACAAGCAATTCCTGAAGATCAAAATGATCAATCTCAGAATACAAATAATCAAGATCCTAATGACGCAAGTGAAGAAGATGATGAAGATGAAGTATCTGTTGAAGATTATGAAAACAATGTAAAAGATTTTCATAGAGTGAAAATGCAAGAGGTGAAAGATCTTCTAGCAGAGAAAAATAATCAAGAACATCTTATGTACATTGGTCGCCCAACATGTTATTACTGCCGACAATTTTCACCTGATTTAAAAGATTTCAATGAAATCGTTAAAGGTAAGCTGCTTTATTTCAATATTGATGATGAAGAAGGAGCACATGATTATGCTTTTAAGGTTATTGGTATTCCAGGAACACCTACAACGATGAGATTTATGAATGGAAAATTGATAAGTGCTTGGATAGGTGGAGAAAAAACAGGACAAGAGCTACATGATTTTTTGTATTCTGACACAGCTAATAAATTAGTAGAACAGGTTGTAATTAAAAATCAATCGAATGATACGGCTACTCAAGCAGATAATGATGTCGTTGCATCTGAGAGCGATAAAACACCTGAAGTGACTGTAGAGGAAAATAATCAAGCGCAGTCTAATAATGATGTCGCTATTACTAACTTCGCTGAGAATAGTGTATTTGAAAATGCTAAAAATGTTGCTAGTTCTACTGCGGATTTAACTCAAGTAGCGACGGGCGATCAAGATGATGTAGCTCCTAAAGCTGAAACTAAAAATAAAACTGTGAAGAAACCAATAAAACATAAAATTGTAGCCAATAAGGTTAAGAAACAAGCTAAATTGCATAAGACGAATATTATTATACCTATGTCCGCTAAAAAACGTGAAGATGTAAAAGAAAATAATCAATATGATACGGTAAAAGTACACGGTACATCTCCTAATGCAATTAAGGACAAACAAGCTAGAATTACTATGTTGAAGGAACTTGAGAATGATACTTCAGATACTATTTCTACTGTGTCTTTGCCGTCTACTGGTGAGAAGAAAAATATCTGGATTCAATTAATGGGAATGATTAGTGTTCTAGTTAGTGTAGTTTTAGGTATTTCGTTAAGAAAGAAAACTAAGGAGGAAAAGTAA
- a CDS encoding ABC transporter permease, whose amino-acid sequence MNKIWLVAKETYRREVKTWSYLLMILAPFLFILLSFVIGMASAGSSDDNYIGVVTANPVLKQAIKKSEDFDNYSTEAKAKKAYKDEDIDGYVLIEQKNNQLSATYYSDEKMDSDLKSELLTSLNTAQQQLNLSKAKLTIKQSQSLTTRAQFKQKVKHVDKKNFDNDPVKQISFWVLLIILYMLVITYTQVTAQDIATEKGTKTMEVIFSSMPGGDYFTGKILGIFGEIITQVLIYVIGFAAVYCAAPYIDGFSDLFDKYKPMIDQTVGNLASWGLLFTIIGLVLFIIFAAFCGALVAKSENANKAVGPLTTLMLIGFLFTLNMQSSGDTILAKVLSYIPFLSSFVMPARVIMGSATNLEAAISALIALVAAVASFIWIRKIYPNLILQTDDVGPWQNFKRSLL is encoded by the coding sequence ATGAATAAGATCTGGCTTGTCGCAAAGGAAACCTATCGTAGAGAAGTGAAAACTTGGTCATATTTGCTGATGATTTTGGCACCGTTTCTGTTCATTTTGTTGTCGTTTGTTATCGGTATGGCATCAGCTGGCAGCAGTGATGACAACTATATTGGAGTAGTTACTGCTAATCCTGTCTTAAAGCAAGCAATAAAAAAGTCAGAAGATTTTGATAACTATAGCACTGAAGCTAAGGCTAAAAAGGCGTATAAAGATGAAGATATTGATGGCTATGTTTTAATTGAACAAAAGAATAATCAATTATCTGCAACTTACTATAGTGATGAAAAAATGGACAGTGATCTAAAGTCAGAGCTGTTAACGAGTTTAAACACCGCCCAGCAACAATTGAATTTAAGTAAGGCAAAATTAACGATAAAACAGAGTCAGTCTTTAACTACGCGGGCGCAATTTAAGCAAAAGGTTAAGCACGTTGATAAGAAGAACTTTGACAATGATCCTGTTAAGCAGATTTCCTTCTGGGTTTTGTTGATTATCTTGTACATGCTTGTGATCACTTACACACAAGTAACAGCGCAAGATATTGCTACTGAGAAGGGTACCAAAACAATGGAAGTAATCTTTTCAAGTATGCCAGGTGGTGATTACTTTACCGGAAAAATTTTAGGTATTTTTGGTGAAATTATTACCCAGGTGTTAATTTATGTTATTGGCTTTGCGGCAGTTTATTGCGCAGCCCCGTACATTGATGGCTTCAGCGATTTATTTGACAAGTATAAGCCAATGATTGATCAAACAGTTGGTAATCTGGCTTCTTGGGGATTGTTGTTTACGATAATCGGCTTGGTATTATTTATTATCTTTGCAGCTTTCTGCGGTGCCTTAGTTGCTAAAAGCGAGAACGCCAACAAAGCAGTTGGACCGCTAACTACATTGATGTTAATTGGGTTCTTATTCACACTCAATATGCAATCAAGTGGCGATACGATTTTGGCTAAAGTATTATCGTACATCCCATTTCTATCATCATTTGTAATGCCGGCTAGAGTAATTATGGGCAGCGCAACTAATTTAGAGGCTGCTATCTCTGCTTTAATTGCTTTAGTCGCCGCAGTGGCATCATTTATCTGGATTAGAAAAATTTATCCAAATTTGATTTTGCAAACAGACGATGTAGGACCATGGCAAAACTTTAAGCGTAGTTTGTTGTAA